The genomic segment AGCCGCGCCAGAGTGAAATGCCTTGTCCCGCTTCAACAAGAAAATCACCAGCAATAATTTTTGTGAATGGTCCGACGGAAGTTAGTTGAAGAAATCCTGAAGTAAAATTCGTGAACTGTTCCTCTCCCGCATCTTTTTCAAGCAAAAGTCCGCCCGCGATATGTTCTCCCTGATAAAATTTTAATCGCTGATAAAACTTCAACGGTGAACCAAGGTACGTCCCGTTTCGGTATCCTTCCGCTTCTTGCAATTTTTGAATGAGACGCGAACGGAATTCCGCTTTGACATTTGTAAAAAGCATCGCATCCAATTCATCCAGCAATGATGATTCGTCATCGCTCACTGATTGCTCAACTAACGATTCAAGACTATCGTTAGCATCAAGCGTATCAGTTTCTAATGAGTCTACTTCAACTTGTGCAAAAACTGCAGTTGAAAAGCAGAATAAAAGAAAAAAAAGAATAAATTTACTCTTCATCATCGAACGTAAAAAGAATTGATGCCTGATGCGTCAAACCGAAATCCTGATGAGTGTAAAAAGCATAGTCAACTTCAAACATGGAATAACGAACTCCGATTCCGGTCGAGTATGATGTCGGTTCATCAGAAATTCCCGCACGAAGAGCAACCGATTCAACAAGCCAATACTCAAATCCGAATCTCGGTGATGCAGATTGCTGTATCTCTTTTACATAATCAAGCATGAGTGAAAATTCTTGGAGCGGTTGGTAAGAAACTCCAACTGAAAAGGTGCGGGCAAGTTGCTCTTTGCTTTCACCGATTGTCGGACTGCTCAGGTTTGTTGCCGAGAGTCCGATTTTCACCTGACGATGAACAGGAACAAGAAATCCGACATCAAATCCAACGGCTCCGCTTGAACCATAATTTTTGATATTCACATTCTGGTAGTTCAGATTCAAACCAACACTTATTTCAGAAATCTTTCTTGAATAACTCAATGTAAACGCAAGTTCCTTGTACAAATCAAAACCATAACTCGTTACACCAAGTCCGAAATTTCCCATAGATGTTGGAACCATTCCCGCAAGAGCGCCGTTTGATAATTCGGAAAGTCCGACGGTTTGCGGCGAATAGAACAAAGCAACCTGAATATTCTTCAGGTTCGATAAACCGGCAGGATTGTAATAGATTGACCAGACATCATCTGCCGAACCAACGAACGCACCACCAAATGCCCGTTGACGCGCACCGATGTCACGTCGTTCAAAACCTGCCTGCATTGTTTCGGACTCAAATAAAAAAAGCGCAATCAATACAGCAAATAGATAAAGTATTCTCATAATTTCTCTTGACGATAGACCGTCATTTCGTTATATTGTAAAAAAAATGATGACCATGAAAAAAATAATTCTTGTTGTTACATTCTTTCTCTGCACATTCGCACCGGTTGTCGCACAGGAAATTGAGTGTGAAGTAAAAATCAATGTCGAACAACTTACAGCCGAAGGTCGGGAAAACCTTGACGACTTTGTTCAACAATTACGGCAATATATCAACGGACACAAATGGACGAATGTTGATTTCGGTGATTTGAAAATCAAATGCAATCTGGAAATTTCGTTTCTTGGCGTCAACGATAGCAAACGATATACAGCACAGGCATTCATCGGGGCGCAACGCCCTATTCACAAAAGCGACCGAAACACCGCTACTATGCGCATCCTTGATGATAAATGGGAGTTCGAGTATGTCCGTTCGCAATCCATGATTCATGATGAATATCGTTTCGACCCGCTCTTAAGTTTTATTGATTTTTATATGTATGTCATTCTCGGTCACGATTTCGATTCATACAAAGCGTTTGATGGTACTGTCTATTTTGAAAAAGCAGTTGACATCGTGAACAAATCCCGCGGCATGAGCGGCGGAAAAGGTTGGGAATCAACTTCGCAAACAATTTATTCGCGAGGACAATTCATTGAAGAAATTCTTAATCCCAATTATCGCGACATCCGAAAAACATTTTTTACCTATCATTATAATGGTTTGGACTTGCTTCAATCCAAACATGAAAAAGCACAGAATAACATCATCACCGCGCTGGAAAGTATAGGGAAACTTCGTGAGAAAATCAACCAGCAAACATTGTTAATGCGACTTTTTTTTGATACAAAGTATCTTGAAATTGCAGAAACATTTCTTGATTACCCCGACCGAAGTGTCTATGAAAAGTTAGTAAAGATTGACCCTTCACATCAAAAAACGTATGAGGAATACGCCTACAAGCCCCGTTAGTTAATTTCCTGACACTGAGAGTATCATGCTCTTAAAGAATCTTATTCTGTTTTTCTGCTTTCTCGGCATTTCTCCATCCTTTTCATTTTCACAAAATCCATATTCATGGAGAACTCTTCCCAAGCCCACAATACAAACACTAAGTTCTGTTTTTTTTATTGATAGTGTCACGGGTTGGGTGGCTGGAAAAGAAGGAGTCGTTTTCAAAACAACAAACAGTGGCACAAGTTGGCTTCAACAAACTTCCGGCACTACCTCGGAGATTGTAGAAATATTTATGCTCAACCACATGCGCGGTTGGATGCTCGCCCCAAAGTACGCCACACAACCGGGCGAGTGGTATGGGACATTCTATTTGCAAACAACAAACGGTGGAACAACCTGGTCACTGACTGAATATCCCGAAATATTCCTCTACTCAATCGCATTCAATGATTCATTGAACGGTCTCGTTGGTGGTGAACAGGGGTTGCTTCTCCGGACTGATGATGGCGGGGAGACATGGAAAGTGACCGATATTGAAAGTACGTTGGTGTCATACCGTCCATTGAGAAAAATCAGATATTATTCAGATGATTTTGTTATGGCAGTAGGTGGGCAAGCGGAATTTGCCGGTCCAATTTGGCGTTCGACAAACGGAGGTCAATCATGGCGTGTATTTCTGACGGCAGATAAACTTGACGATTTCCAGTTTATTGATTCACTCAACATTGTTGCAGTGGGAGGTGGACTTGATGACGGCGCGGCTGCGGCGCGTAGCACCGATGGCGGGTGGACTTGGAACTTTCAATATATCGGTATGTTCGGAACAGCGAAAGCAATTGCGTTCAGAACTCCTTCTGAAGCATTTACTCCGCTTACAAATACAGGAACATTTATCTACACTGGAGATTCAGGCATATCATGGACTGAAAAGTTTACTCCCGATAGTTCATACGTCAACGATGTTTTTTTTACCGATGAGCGACACGGATATATGGTCGGCAAAAACGGTTCTGTGTTCAAGTATAATCATCCGAGAAGTTTTCAAGTCAACCAGCAGTGGAACATAATCTCGATTCCTGTTTTAAGAACAATTTCCCTTAAGGATTCCCTCTTTCCTACTGCAAGTTCAAGTGTGTTTATATTTTCTCCTACAGGATATGAAATAAGAGATACGCTAACCAACGGCACAGGCTATTGGTTGAAATTCCCAACGGCACAAACAATTCAACTCGAAGGTTATCCAATCCAAAGCGATACTATTGCAATTTTGGAGGGATGGAATATGGTCGGTTCGATTACTGAGCCGGTTTCTGTTTCAGCGATTACCTCTCAACCTGCTGAACTTACACTTTCTCAATTTTTTGGGTATTCATCCGGCTACTCAGTCGCCGATACAATTCAACCCGGAAAAGGTTACTGGGTGAAATCGAATGTTGCGGGAAACATTATTTTGAACACAGAATCTGTTCTTGTGAAATAGAACCTTTATTGATACGGTTAGTGGTTACTGGTTTGTGGTTTCAGTTTTTTGTTTTTGGTTTCCCGCCTCCGTAACATGTATCAAGCATCAAGAATCAAGTATTTAATTTATGGCATTATTATTAAATGAAATTGAAGTCCGAGTTCTCGGCTCCCTTATTGAAAAAGAAATTTGCACACCGGATTATTATCCGATGACACTCAACGCTCTCGCAAATGCGTGCAACCAAAAAAATAATCGTGACCCGATTGTAAATTATGAAGAGACAACCGTAGTACGTGGCTTGGATTCATTGCGGGATAAAAGTCTCGTTGCAATGGTAACGGGCGCAGGAATGAGAGTTCCCAAATACCGGCAGAAAATTACCGAAGTACTTGCACTTACTGAACAACAAGTGGCTGTGATGGATATTCTTATGTTACGCGGACCTCAAACAGTCGGTGAATTACGAAATCGCGGTTCTGTTCTTTTTGCATTTCAGAGTTTGGATGAAGTGGAAGCAGTGTTGCAAACGTTGATGGAAAGAACTCCGGATGTACTCGTTGCAACACTTCCCAGACTTGCGGGACAAAAAGAAACTCGTTTCGCTCATCTCCTGTGTGGTGAACCTCAAATCGTTCAAAGTAATGTAACGCTTCCGCCGGAACCGGCTCGTGTTCAGGTTCTTTCGGAGAATGAAC from the Ignavibacteriota bacterium genome contains:
- a CDS encoding YceH family protein is translated as MALLLNEIEVRVLGSLIEKEICTPDYYPMTLNALANACNQKNNRDPIVNYEETTVVRGLDSLRDKSLVAMVTGAGMRVPKYRQKITEVLALTEQQVAVMDILMLRGPQTVGELRNRGSVLFAFQSLDEVEAVLQTLMERTPDVLVATLPRLAGQKETRFAHLLCGEPQIVQSNVTLPPEPARVQVLSENERITKLETTVLSLQTQMEELKNQFANFRKQFE
- a CDS encoding DUF4835 family protein, encoding MKKIILVVTFFLCTFAPVVAQEIECEVKINVEQLTAEGRENLDDFVQQLRQYINGHKWTNVDFGDLKIKCNLEISFLGVNDSKRYTAQAFIGAQRPIHKSDRNTATMRILDDKWEFEYVRSQSMIHDEYRFDPLLSFIDFYMYVILGHDFDSYKAFDGTVYFEKAVDIVNKSRGMSGGKGWESTSQTIYSRGQFIEEILNPNYRDIRKTFFTYHYNGLDLLQSKHEKAQNNIITALESIGKLREKINQQTLLMRLFFDTKYLEIAETFLDYPDRSVYEKLVKIDPSHQKTYEEYAYKPR